The following proteins come from a genomic window of Eubalaena glacialis isolate mEubGla1 chromosome X, mEubGla1.1.hap2.+ XY, whole genome shotgun sequence:
- the LOC133082390 gene encoding myb/SANT-like DNA-binding domain-containing protein 3 — MQNNEIIKPAKYFSELEKSILLALVEKYKYVLECKKSDARTIALKQCTWQALAHEYNSQPSVSLRDFKQLKKCWENIKARTKKIMAHERREKVKRSVSPLLSTHVLGKEKIANMLPEQLYFLQSPPEEEPEYHADAATQESFAVSNRELCDDEKEFIHFPVCEGTSQPEPSCSAVRITANKNYRSKTSQEGALKKLPEEEHHQQMSILQLQLIQMNEVHVAKIQQLERECEMAEEEHRIKMEVLNKKKMYWERKLQTFTKEWPVSSFNRPFPNSP; from the coding sequence ATGCAAAACAACGAAATCATAAAACCTGCCAAATACTTCTCAGAATTGGAAAAGAGCATCCTGCTGGCTTTAGTAGAAAAGTACAAGTATGTGCTGGAGTGTAAGAAAAGCGACGCGCGAACTATTGCCCTCAAGCAGTGTACCTGGCAGGCGCTCGCCCATGAATACAACTCGCAGCCCAGCGTGTCGCTGCGGGATTTCAAACAGCTGAAGAAGTGCTGGGAGAACATCAAGGCTCGGACCAAAAAGATTATGGCTcatgaaaggagagagaaagtgaaacGGAGCGTCAGCCCCCTTCTGAGCACCCACGTCCTGGGGAAGGAGAAGATCGCCAACATGCTGCCCGAGCAGCTGTACTTCCTGCAGAGCCCTCCCGAGGAGGAGCCCGAGTACCATGCTGATGCCGCCACCCAAGAATCATTTGCTGTTTCAAATAGAGAACTGTGCGATGATGAGAAAGAGTTCATACATTTCCCAGTATGTGAGGGGACCTCTCAACCTGAACCCTCGTGTTCAGCTGTCAGAATAACAGCCAATAAAAACTACAGGAGCAAAACCTCTCAGGAAGGTGCTTTAAAAAAGTTGCCTGAGGAAGAACACCATCAACAAATGTCCATCTTACAACTGCAGCTGATACAGATGAATGAGGTGCATGTGGCCAAAATCCAGCAGCTAGAGCGAGAGTGTGAGATGGCAGAGGAGGAACACAGGATAAAAATGGAAGTTCTCAATAAAAAGAAGATGTATTGGGAAAGAAAACTGCAAACTTTTACCAAGGAatggcctgtttcctcatttaacCGGCCCTTTCCCAATTCACCCTAA